The Cylindrospermopsis curvispora GIHE-G1 genome contains a region encoding:
- a CDS encoding site-2 protease family protein, producing the protein MTSWFLVLLGLLTYVIVRNVLSHITRVPVWLLWLILMAPAIIWELWTIIYGPTQSPPLVFIVACVFLSVFLCWILFISGNRGQRNREPRGENRESTSISNSEPQQSPVRPIEIAEETNLRNCFPWSLYYIHNIEYRPQAVICRGHLRGNPQETYQQIKTNIEREFADRFLVIFQEGADGKPFFVLIPNKQGNRQEREKDNLRQGFTALTLLILTLVTTTGIGVQIAGIQAGRLQADWSLMIYGLPYALGLMTILGIHELGHYFTAKLYRINSTLPYFIPIPFFLGTFGAFIQIKSPIPNRKALFDVGIAGPLAGFLATLPLLLWGLANSEIVTINQQAGILNPDALNPRYSILLALLSKLVLGGQLTANSALDLHPVAVAGLLGLIVTALNLMPVGQLDGGHIVHAMFGQRTAMLIGQLARFLLLILSFIRQEFLFWAIMLLFIPLVDEPALNDITELDNKRDFLGLMAIALLLLIVLPIPDFFARILQI; encoded by the coding sequence ATGACATCTTGGTTTCTAGTGTTATTAGGACTGTTGACCTATGTTATAGTGAGAAACGTCCTTTCCCATATAACCCGCGTTCCGGTCTGGTTATTATGGTTGATATTAATGGCCCCAGCAATTATTTGGGAACTTTGGACAATCATCTATGGTCCAACCCAATCACCGCCATTAGTATTCATTGTTGCGTGTGTATTTTTAAGTGTGTTCTTATGTTGGATTTTGTTTATTTCTGGAAACAGAGGACAAAGAAATAGAGAACCCCGAGGTGAGAATAGAGAATCAACATCAATAAGTAATAGCGAACCACAGCAGTCACCAGTGAGACCAATTGAAATAGCAGAAGAGACAAATCTGAGAAATTGTTTTCCTTGGTCCTTATATTATATTCATAATATTGAGTATAGACCTCAAGCAGTAATATGTCGTGGACATTTACGAGGCAATCCCCAGGAAACCTATCAGCAGATTAAGACCAATATTGAAAGAGAATTTGCGGATCGCTTTTTGGTCATTTTTCAAGAAGGAGCAGATGGCAAACCATTCTTTGTTCTAATTCCCAACAAACAGGGCAATAGACAAGAGAGAGAAAAAGACAATTTACGCCAAGGGTTCACAGCATTAACACTATTAATACTCACCCTAGTGACCACCACTGGGATAGGTGTACAAATTGCCGGAATTCAAGCAGGAAGATTACAAGCTGACTGGTCTTTGATGATTTATGGTTTACCCTATGCTTTGGGGTTAATGACAATTTTGGGTATTCATGAACTGGGGCACTATTTTACTGCTAAATTGTATAGAATCAATTCCACCCTCCCCTATTTTATTCCCATACCTTTTTTCTTGGGCACATTTGGAGCATTTATTCAAATTAAAAGTCCAATCCCCAACCGAAAAGCTTTATTTGACGTGGGTATAGCAGGTCCATTAGCTGGTTTTTTGGCAACTTTACCCTTACTATTGTGGGGTTTAGCCAATTCAGAAATCGTGACTATTAATCAACAGGCAGGAATTTTAAATCCTGACGCATTGAATCCTCGTTATTCAATATTATTAGCCCTACTATCTAAATTGGTATTGGGTGGTCAATTAACAGCTAACTCAGCCCTAGATTTGCATCCTGTAGCCGTAGCGGGACTTTTAGGTCTAATAGTCACAGCCTTAAATTTAATGCCCGTGGGTCAATTGGATGGTGGTCATATTGTTCATGCCATGTTTGGTCAGAGAACTGCCATGTTAATCGGGCAACTTGCTCGGTTTCTTCTGTTGATTCTTTCTTTTATTAGACAAGAGTTTTTATTCTGGGCAATTATGTTATTGTTTATTCCTCTAGTTGATGAACCAGCTCTCAATGATATTACGGAACTAGACAACAAAAGAGATTTTTTAGGGTTGATGGCAATAGCTTTATTATTACTAATTGTCCTCCCCATTCCTGACTTCTTTGCCCGTATTTTACAGATTTAA
- a CDS encoding MBL fold metallo-hydrolase — protein MSLAPPTSSNTIKPPQIILSQDPEEEATVSPDTKFTNSQKSTKILAFPPNRETLGGTSYLIVRNGGNILIDCPAWEQIAGNQTYLQKGAVRWLFISHRGAMGKVAQIQQALDCEILIQEQEAYLLPGLTLTTFSQELSVDHTTQLIWTPGHSPGSSCLYYREFGGILFSGRHLVPNPQAQLVPFRTATTFHWPRQLKSLAKLCDRFSPDTLQYICPGAHIGFLRGRFILDQGYELLMNASSNAYQI, from the coding sequence ATGTCCTTAGCACCTCCAACATCTAGTAATACAATAAAACCTCCACAAATTATACTATCTCAAGATCCGGAGGAGGAAGCAACAGTATCACCAGATACAAAATTTACCAATTCCCAAAAGTCAACCAAAATTTTAGCCTTTCCCCCAAATCGGGAAACTTTGGGTGGAACCTCCTATTTGATTGTCAGGAATGGGGGTAATATCCTCATTGATTGTCCCGCTTGGGAACAAATAGCTGGGAATCAGACCTACCTGCAAAAGGGTGCGGTACGTTGGTTGTTTATTAGTCATCGCGGTGCTATGGGTAAGGTTGCCCAAATTCAACAAGCTCTTGACTGTGAAATTCTCATCCAAGAGCAGGAAGCCTATTTATTACCAGGTTTAACTCTCACCACTTTTAGTCAAGAACTGTCTGTTGATCACACCACACAATTAATCTGGACTCCAGGTCATTCCCCAGGGTCCTCTTGTCTATACTATCGCGAATTTGGAGGAATTTTATTTTCCGGAAGACATTTAGTCCCTAACCCCCAAGCTCAACTAGTACCATTTCGCACTGCAACAACTTTCCATTGGCCTAGACAACTCAAAAGTCTTGCTAAACTATGCGATCGCTTTTCTCCTGACACACTACAATACATCTGTCCAGGTGCTCATATTGGCTTTCTCCGGGGAAGATTTATTCTGGATCAAGGATATGAGCTATTGATGAATGCATCCTCTAATGCTTATCAAATATAG
- a CDS encoding CHASE domain-containing sensor histidine kinase — MVNNRLLIIVSVVGVSLSGLATLMISHWEKSNQQLRFQRQTENLTTALQRSLNRYIDIIGFLGDYYATHHYIQKDKKPIDRSSFHKFTHRSIQIYSGIQALEWAPLISHQERFSYEKQIQLEGYKNFRIRELNRQNQLVVAQKRPYYFPVTYVAPFQGNESAFGYDLNSHPTRKIAISQAIKTKQITTTGRIRLVQERRDQFGFLVFLPVDDPQSKEKMTLPIRGVLIGVFRLSDVVEESLKNLRYSINFIIQDQDAKSGEKFLGQYDATRKTVVNQSIPVTRNIYHYFLCSDPQICQKTLKIGQRKWRIEFSPSPDYPVEQPYTTFATLIIGCLITSSLVFFLYILNRDLEKTRSLSELRFRFFSMASHELRTPLSTILLSSESLQINYDRLTETQKQFNIQRINLTARQMSKQINDLLLLNRSEFQQLEFQPEIFNLKDFCQKIIGEIQLTTDHPIELEFSSKLTQVFLDKKLLRSILINLLDNAIKYSPGGIPVQMRITQEEQNIIWQIQDSGIGISPDDKPHIYKPFYRGSNVREIGGTGLGLAIVKACIQTHKGEWKIKSELGQGTLVMVKLPIFE, encoded by the coding sequence ATGGTTAACAATAGATTACTAATTATTGTATCAGTTGTGGGTGTGAGCTTATCGGGATTAGCCACACTTATGATCAGTCATTGGGAAAAATCCAATCAGCAATTACGGTTCCAGCGACAAACTGAAAATCTAACTACAGCCTTACAACGTAGTTTAAATCGCTACATTGATATTATAGGATTTTTAGGAGACTATTATGCCACACATCATTATATACAAAAAGACAAAAAGCCCATTGATCGTTCATCCTTCCATAAATTTACCCATCGTTCAATCCAAATCTATTCTGGGATACAAGCTTTAGAATGGGCGCCTCTGATTTCCCACCAAGAGCGTTTTTCCTATGAAAAACAAATACAACTTGAAGGATACAAAAATTTTCGCATTAGGGAATTAAACCGGCAAAATCAACTGGTAGTAGCTCAAAAACGTCCCTATTATTTTCCCGTAACTTATGTAGCGCCCTTCCAAGGTAATGAGTCTGCTTTCGGGTATGATCTTAATTCCCATCCTACTCGTAAAATAGCTATTAGTCAAGCTATTAAAACCAAACAGATAACCACTACTGGGAGAATTCGTTTGGTACAAGAAAGACGGGATCAATTTGGATTTTTAGTTTTTTTACCAGTGGATGATCCACAGTCTAAAGAGAAGATGACATTGCCAATTAGGGGAGTTTTAATAGGTGTGTTTCGGTTGTCAGACGTAGTTGAAGAGTCCCTGAAAAACTTGCGATATAGCATTAACTTTATCATCCAAGATCAGGATGCAAAGTCAGGAGAAAAATTTCTGGGTCAGTATGACGCCACCCGTAAAACAGTTGTCAACCAATCCATACCAGTCACCAGAAATATCTATCACTATTTTTTATGTTCCGATCCTCAAATTTGTCAAAAAACTCTCAAAATAGGTCAAAGAAAATGGAGGATTGAATTTTCTCCATCACCAGATTATCCGGTAGAACAACCCTACACCACTTTTGCCACTCTTATTATAGGATGTTTAATAACCAGCAGTTTGGTATTCTTCTTATATATTTTAAATCGAGATCTAGAAAAAACCAGAAGTTTAAGTGAATTGAGATTTCGCTTTTTTTCCATGGCTTCCCATGAATTAAGAACTCCCTTGAGTACGATTTTATTATCTAGTGAAAGCCTGCAAATTAACTATGATCGCCTGACAGAAACACAAAAACAATTTAATATTCAGCGTATTAACCTAACTGCTCGGCAAATGAGCAAGCAAATCAATGATTTATTACTTTTAAACAGATCCGAATTTCAACAGTTAGAATTTCAACCTGAGATATTTAATTTAAAAGATTTTTGCCAGAAAATCATAGGGGAAATCCAGTTAACTACCGATCACCCTATTGAGTTAGAATTTTCTTCTAAATTAACCCAAGTATTCTTAGATAAAAAATTGCTTCGTTCTATTCTAATTAACCTTCTAGATAATGCCATTAAATATTCTCCAGGTGGAATTCCAGTCCAAATGAGAATTACCCAAGAGGAACAAAACATTATTTGGCAAATTCAAGACTCTGGTATTGGCATTTCTCCCGATGATAAACCTCACATCTATAAACCATTTTATCGAGGTAGTAATGTGAGAGAAATTGGGGGTACTGGATTGGGTCTAGCTATTGTCAAAGCTTGTATACAAACACATAAGGGTGAATGGAAAATTAAAAGTGAACTAGGTCAAGGAACATTAGTTATGGTGAAATTACCAATTTTTGAGTAG
- a CDS encoding allophanate hydrolase-related protein, producing the protein MIEFAVNGTLMRGLKLNNNLLNVGAVFDRESSTAPCYRLWSIDDQYPGMLRDVEGGKSISVEIWQVPLGGIADILIQEPPGLCVGKIELYDKKVVLGVLAEPFLVAGKKEITMYGGWRKYDQSCDQ; encoded by the coding sequence ATGATTGAATTTGCTGTAAATGGAACCCTAATGAGGGGACTAAAATTAAATAATAATTTGCTGAACGTGGGTGCGGTTTTCGACCGAGAATCTTCCACAGCACCCTGCTATCGTCTATGGTCAATTGATGATCAATATCCGGGAATGCTTCGTGATGTGGAAGGAGGTAAATCCATTAGTGTGGAGATTTGGCAAGTTCCTTTAGGAGGAATTGCTGATATTTTAATACAAGAACCACCAGGGTTGTGTGTGGGTAAAATTGAGTTGTATGATAAAAAAGTAGTTTTGGGAGTGTTAGCAGAGCCTTTTTTAGTAGCAGGAAAAAAAGAAATTACTATGTATGGTGGATGGCGAAAGTATGATCAATCATGTGATCAATAA
- a CDS encoding ABC transporter permease → MNFPFSTIIKNKNSNQGLNLDFILNRCLPLTGVLLFFGLWWFIAVSGFVNPVLLPTPLATVQTLMEGLFGGSMFSDLATTVLRTFSAFFLATLFGIPLGVGLGSSEKIYRSLEFLIEFFRSTPASALIPLFILFFGISDFSKVVIAGFSAFLLIVFNSAYGVIHAKQSRILAARVMGANRWQIFKDVLLLESLPQTFIGLRSGISIALVIVIVSEMFIGSQQGLGKRIIDAQQILNVRDMYASILITGSLGYLLNMLFLSLEKRLIHWSGK, encoded by the coding sequence ATGAATTTCCCATTTTCTACCATCATCAAGAACAAAAATTCAAACCAAGGTTTAAACCTAGATTTCATCCTGAACCGCTGTTTACCTTTAACTGGTGTTCTATTGTTTTTTGGATTGTGGTGGTTTATTGCTGTATCAGGATTTGTTAATCCCGTTTTGCTACCAACTCCCTTAGCAACAGTCCAAACCTTGATGGAGGGATTGTTTGGTGGTTCCATGTTCTCTGATTTAGCTACCACAGTTTTACGAACATTTAGCGCCTTTTTTCTAGCTACCTTATTTGGCATTCCCCTAGGTGTGGGATTGGGAAGTTCTGAAAAAATCTATCGTAGTCTGGAGTTTCTAATTGAGTTCTTTAGGTCTACCCCCGCTAGTGCATTGATTCCCTTATTTATTCTCTTTTTTGGTATTAGTGATTTTTCTAAGGTGGTAATTGCTGGCTTTAGTGCTTTCTTATTAATTGTTTTCAATAGTGCTTACGGAGTAATTCATGCCAAACAATCTCGGATTTTAGCTGCTAGAGTCATGGGAGCAAATCGCTGGCAAATTTTTAAGGATGTATTATTATTAGAGAGCTTACCACAAACTTTTATTGGACTGCGCAGTGGAATTAGTATTGCTCTTGTGATTGTGATTGTTTCTGAGATGTTTATTGGTAGTCAACAAGGATTAGGAAAGCGTATTATTGATGCTCAACAGATTTTAAATGTTCGGGATATGTACGCATCAATTTTAATTACAGGGAGTTTAGGTTACCTGCTGAACATGCTATTTTTATCACTGGAAAAGCGTTTAATACACTGGAGTGGTAAGTAA
- a CDS encoding ABC transporter ATP-binding protein, with product MDSLLQTKTAKSEEFITVKGLCKSFAGQPVYKNFDLNLANHQLVSIFGPNGCGKSTLINMMSGLIPVDQGEIKIHGKPIQRTRIGYVFQNYRDSLFPWMSAYDNIAYPLRVKGISERECRHSVEHLIETFNICLDLKRYPYSFSGGQQQLVSILRALVAQPEVLFLDEPFSALDFETTLFVRDKLQEIFMATTIPMLMVVHNLEEAIFLADKILLLSKRPTRVVETVTFDAPRPRTPETLTSHKFVEVSRYCLNIFRQEMQK from the coding sequence ATGGATTCACTTCTACAGACAAAGACAGCAAAATCGGAAGAATTTATCACGGTCAAAGGGTTGTGTAAGTCCTTTGCTGGGCAACCTGTATACAAAAACTTTGATCTCAACCTAGCCAATCATCAATTAGTCTCGATTTTTGGTCCTAATGGGTGTGGTAAATCTACTTTAATCAATATGATGAGTGGTTTAATTCCGGTGGATCAAGGTGAAATCAAAATCCATGGTAAACCCATTCAGCGGACCCGCATTGGCTATGTATTTCAAAATTACCGAGACTCTCTTTTTCCCTGGATGAGCGCCTACGATAATATTGCCTATCCACTGCGGGTCAAAGGTATTTCTGAACGGGAGTGTCGTCATTCTGTAGAGCATTTAATTGAGACTTTCAATATTTGCTTAGATCTAAAACGATATCCCTATAGTTTTTCTGGTGGACAGCAGCAGTTAGTTTCAATTCTCAGAGCGTTAGTTGCCCAACCGGAGGTGCTATTTTTAGATGAACCATTTTCAGCTTTAGACTTTGAAACTACCTTATTTGTACGAGATAAATTGCAAGAAATTTTTATGGCTACCACCATTCCTATGCTGATGGTTGTACATAACCTAGAGGAGGCGATATTTTTAGCTGATAAGATTTTATTACTAAGTAAACGTCCAACCCGAGTGGTTGAGACAGTGACCTTTGATGCTCCTCGACCTCGCACACCTGAAACTCTAACTTCTCATAAATTTGTAGAAGTCAGTCGTTATTGTTTAAATATTTTTCGCCAGGAAATGCAAAAATGA
- a CDS encoding ABC transporter substrate-binding protein has protein sequence MRRRHLLYLGGGATLALATHGCTQGNSKSTPDTSENPGKITIGFWPVASGLPLFVADKKGYFKEAGLNVEVAQFASPNQVAEALIAGRLQGTGNGVASGVLGLSEITSPGLFKIIAANPSNVDYKLDQVVVGKNSPIKSVADLKNKKFATGPGAQNLAIAQAILAAAGVEKPEIQQLEIRQHVAAIESGQIDAAYTLEPTGTVGDMKGITRILENGVVSKYILGDPKAPWFGGAAVLSTQFLQTYPKSTQSYIQAYRRAIADIKNQPDAVRQYLVGYTAISGDLVQKVPLITYTMYDEFTAEDINYFQKFFDFMTDKKVFSKKVDVSNLLYKNS, from the coding sequence ATGCGCAGAAGACACTTACTTTATCTGGGTGGTGGTGCTACCTTAGCACTTGCGACCCATGGTTGTACCCAAGGGAATTCCAAATCCACCCCGGATACTAGTGAGAATCCTGGTAAAATCACCATTGGGTTTTGGCCTGTAGCTTCTGGGTTACCCTTATTTGTAGCGGATAAAAAAGGCTACTTTAAAGAAGCGGGTCTCAACGTGGAAGTAGCTCAATTTGCTTCTCCCAATCAAGTAGCTGAGGCTTTAATTGCTGGTAGATTACAGGGTACGGGTAATGGAGTGGCCAGTGGTGTATTGGGCCTGTCTGAAATTACTTCACCGGGTCTGTTTAAAATTATTGCAGCTAATCCCAGTAATGTGGATTATAAACTAGATCAAGTTGTGGTTGGTAAAAACAGCCCTATTAAATCTGTTGCCGATTTAAAAAATAAAAAGTTTGCCACAGGACCGGGAGCGCAAAATCTAGCCATTGCTCAAGCTATTTTAGCCGCAGCAGGGGTTGAAAAACCAGAAATCCAACAGTTAGAGATACGCCAACACGTAGCAGCAATTGAATCAGGACAAATAGATGCTGCTTATACTTTAGAACCTACAGGTACGGTTGGGGATATGAAAGGTATCACCAGAATTTTAGAAAATGGTGTGGTGTCGAAATATATCCTAGGAGATCCTAAAGCACCCTGGTTTGGTGGTGCGGCGGTTTTAAGCACTCAATTTTTGCAAACCTATCCCAAGTCTACCCAATCTTATATACAAGCTTATCGTCGAGCTATTGCGGATATTAAAAACCAACCGGATGCAGTGCGACAATACTTAGTTGGATATACAGCCATCTCTGGGGACTTAGTACAAAAAGTGCCACTAATTACCTACACCATGTATGATGAATTTACCGCTGAGGATATTAACTACTTCCAAAAATTCTTCGATTTTATGACTGATAAAAAAGTCTTTTCCAAAAAAGTAGATGTGAGTAATCTGTTATATAAAAATTCGTAA
- a CDS encoding AAA family ATPase, whose product MKLTSIKFCNFRSFYGQTPEIAIAGGEFQNTTIIHGNNGAGKTSLLNGFTWVLYEKFTAAFAVTEQLVNKRAISEVGEDQAVECWVEVGWEHEGVRYRAKRNCRVYKNPTSIDATKTKLTIQIVGDDGKWYFPIEQPEEIINNILPVSLHQYFFFDGERIEEIVRSDKKAEIAEATEIFLGVKVIDLATKHLKEAKKTLDSELAAIGDAETKQLLKQQSKLEREISKISQRQTEIAEDLENQQVFKKDISARLVELSSVRDLQERRERLENQKRNNYEELKKTKEGLKKAISKQAYTLLLSETTVKFRQIIVAFKQRGQLKSGISREFVSELMKSGRCICGAELKEGGNGHFHVKSLLRKTGSSSVEETAIRMGAQIDDLEKQAQLFLEMINREQQRIYQLKTSLSDIEMNLDSIEEILRKDPNEDISGLQKRLDEIEARIDDLNREQGANQKEISHLNTEIDLVVKQIAKQKQNEGRQILAQRRIIATQDAIDILTEVKNRQEKQFRLQLEKRVQEIFSEISVTPYIPKISEKYELTLVENTTGIEAAVAASTGENQILSLSFIASIIDKVREWSEKKKIMMVPDSSTFPIVMDSPFGSLDANSRRHIAQTIPKLANQLVVLVTKTQWREEVESEIMERIGKEYVLTYYSSKTNCEEDFLQIGREKYYLTRQSPNGFEYSEIVEVERS is encoded by the coding sequence ATGAAATTAACTTCAATTAAATTTTGTAATTTTCGTTCCTTTTATGGGCAAACACCAGAAATTGCCATAGCAGGTGGAGAGTTTCAGAATACCACCATAATTCATGGTAATAATGGTGCGGGAAAAACCAGTTTATTAAATGGATTCACCTGGGTGCTATATGAAAAATTTACAGCTGCTTTCGCGGTGACAGAGCAGCTAGTTAACAAACGTGCGATTTCAGAAGTAGGAGAGGATCAAGCTGTAGAATGTTGGGTAGAAGTAGGTTGGGAACATGAAGGAGTTCGCTACCGGGCAAAACGTAACTGTCGGGTTTATAAAAATCCCACTAGTATTGATGCTACCAAAACTAAATTAACAATTCAAATTGTGGGGGATGATGGTAAGTGGTATTTTCCCATTGAACAACCGGAGGAAATAATCAATAATATATTGCCTGTAAGTTTACATCAATACTTCTTTTTTGATGGAGAAAGAATAGAAGAAATTGTCCGCTCTGATAAAAAAGCTGAAATTGCTGAAGCCACGGAAATATTTTTAGGTGTTAAGGTAATTGATCTGGCGACAAAACATTTAAAGGAGGCTAAAAAAACTTTAGACAGTGAATTGGCAGCTATTGGAGATGCGGAAACTAAACAATTATTGAAACAGCAAAGTAAACTAGAAAGAGAAATTAGTAAAATTTCCCAAAGACAAACGGAAATAGCTGAAGATTTAGAAAATCAACAAGTTTTTAAAAAAGATATCAGTGCCAGATTGGTAGAATTAAGTTCAGTTAGGGATTTACAAGAAAGAAGGGAAAGGCTAGAAAATCAAAAACGCAATAATTATGAGGAATTAAAAAAAACTAAAGAGGGTTTAAAAAAAGCTATTTCCAAACAGGCATACACATTATTATTAAGTGAAACAACAGTTAAATTCAGACAGATTATTGTTGCTTTTAAACAGCGCGGGCAATTAAAATCTGGTATTTCCAGAGAATTTGTCAGCGAACTGATGAAAAGTGGTAGGTGTATTTGTGGCGCAGAATTAAAAGAAGGAGGGAATGGACATTTTCACGTTAAATCACTGTTGAGAAAAACCGGATCTTCTTCCGTGGAAGAAACTGCAATTAGAATGGGAGCGCAAATAGATGATCTGGAAAAACAAGCTCAATTATTTTTAGAGATGATCAATCGAGAACAACAAAGAATCTATCAGTTAAAGACATCACTTTCTGACATAGAGATGAATTTAGATAGCATTGAGGAGATTTTGCGGAAAGACCCAAATGAAGACATTAGCGGTTTACAAAAGAGATTGGATGAAATAGAAGCAAGAATTGACGATTTAAATCGGGAGCAAGGAGCAAACCAAAAAGAAATTTCTCACCTCAATACAGAAATTGATCTTGTAGTCAAACAAATTGCCAAGCAAAAACAAAATGAAGGAAGACAGATTTTGGCACAGCGTCGAATTATTGCTACCCAAGATGCTATTGACATATTAACTGAAGTGAAAAATAGACAAGAAAAGCAATTTAGATTGCAATTAGAAAAAAGAGTGCAAGAAATATTCTCAGAAATTTCCGTTACACCATATATTCCCAAAATTAGCGAAAAATATGAACTGACCTTAGTAGAGAATACAACCGGAATAGAAGCTGCTGTTGCAGCATCTACCGGGGAAAATCAAATTCTGAGTTTATCATTTATCGCCAGTATTATTGATAAAGTAAGGGAATGGAGTGAAAAGAAAAAAATCATGATGGTTCCCGATAGTAGTACCTTCCCCATAGTAATGGACTCACCCTTTGGCAGTTTAGATGCTAACTCTCGTCGTCATATTGCACAAACCATTCCCAAGTTGGCAAATCAGTTAGTAGTGCTGGTGACTAAGACCCAATGGAGAGAGGAAGTTGAGTCCGAGATTATGGAGCGAATTGGTAAGGAATATGTGTTGACCTATTATTCTTCTAAAACCAACTGTGAAGAGGACTTTTTGCAAATAGGTAGGGAGAAGTATTACCTAACTCGTCAAAGTCCTAATGGTTTCGAGTACAGTGAAATTGTAGAAGTAGAAAGGAGTTAA
- a CDS encoding DNA phosphorothioation-associated protein 4, with the protein MAETSRIRIAGDKADFVKALVANDGAQGPFQTFADVIAFAAALGIKYQKRIPFEEISKRDPSPIRLEVFATSGYDVLIKLLAIVETENIQLLSPNNDEEEKQRNQIFEEYANGGLEILETQIRGSVDYTERILLFLQREHQTIDGEDGEFDLSRFLS; encoded by the coding sequence ATGGCTGAAACTAGTAGAATTAGAATTGCTGGGGATAAAGCTGATTTTGTCAAGGCTTTGGTTGCTAATGATGGGGCCCAGGGTCCCTTTCAGACCTTTGCTGATGTGATTGCTTTTGCTGCTGCTTTAGGTATTAAATATCAGAAGCGTATTCCATTTGAAGAAATCTCTAAAAGGGATCCTTCTCCCATCAGATTAGAGGTTTTTGCAACATCAGGATATGATGTGTTGATCAAATTACTGGCAATTGTAGAAACGGAGAACATTCAACTTTTATCACCTAATAATGACGAAGAAGAAAAACAACGTAATCAAATTTTTGAAGAATATGCTAATGGGGGGTTAGAGATTTTAGAGACTCAAATCAGAGGATCCGTGGATTATACGGAGAGAATTCTATTGTTTTTACAGCGTGAACATCAAACAATTGATGGAGAAGATGGAGAATTTGATCTCTCTAGATTTTTATCCTAG